Part of the Candidatus Eisenbacteria bacterium genome is shown below.
GGTTCGGGCATGCAGATCGCCAGGGACCAGCCCGACACGCTCGCGGCGATTCTCTCGGCCTACGGCGCGGCACGGCTGGGGGCGGCGAAGAAGTAGCGCGCAGCCCCGCGACGCCACGGGCCACCGCGCGACGAGCGGCCCGGACCACGCCCCGACACCGCGCTGACGCAAGGCCCGCCCGGCCGCTCCGGGCGGGTCTTCACGTCGGGCGCAAGCGCGCCGCGGCGGCGGCCGATACCGGACGCGAGCCCCTCCTTCGCGAGGGATGCGCCGTTTCCGCCCGGGGCCCGCCATGACCCGTCGCCTGCTGCTCGTGCTCGTGCCACTCGTCGCGCTCGTCCTGGTGCTCGGGCGCGTGGCGTCGGTGCGGCGCGCGCCCGCGGCGCTCGGTTCGTTCGGTTCGGGGCCCGAGGTCGTGCTGGTGCACGGGCTCGGCAGCCGCGCCGAACACTGGCTGCCCATGGCGCGCGACCTCGCCCGCGACCATCGCGTGATCCTCACCGAGCTGCCCGGTCATGGCATCGCGAGCATGGCGCGGCCGCTCACGCTTTCGGGCGCCGCGCTCGCGCTCGACCGCGAGATCGCCGACGAATGCCACGGTCCGGTCGTGCTGGTCGGGCACTCCGTGGGTGGTCTCGTCGCCGCGGCCGAGGCGCTGCACGCGCCGGGACGCGTGCGCGCGCTGGTGCTGGTCGAGACGGCGCTGAAACCCCAGAGGTCGCCGGCCGAGCGGGCCGGGCTGCTCACCGCGCTCGAGAAGGACTATCGCGGCACGCTGCGCGAGGCGTACGTGCCCTTCGGCCGCGACTCCGCGCAGGGCGCGGCGCTGTTCGCCGAGGCCGCGCGGCTCGACTCGACGGTCATGAAGGACTGGATCCGGCTCGCCGTGACCGAGGACCTCTCGCGCCAGATCGAGCACCTGTCGGTGCCGCTGCTCGTCGTGCTCTCGTCGCGCTCGTGGCCGGACTCTGAGAGCTGGCGCGACTGCGCGGCGGAGCTCGGCTACGCCCGGGCGCGCGGCGCCGTTCCGGTGCGGATGGCTCACACCGGCCACTTCGTCATGCTCGACCGGCCGCAGGCGCTGGCCGACCTCGTGCGCCGCTTCGCGAGCGAGCGCCCGGCGAACCACCTCGCTCAGCGCACCGGCGTACCGTCGGGGGCGACGCCGGACTGAACGGCGTAGGCGCTGCGCGAGAGCTACCGGATGACCGCGACCCTCGCCGTGCGGGTCGTCCGCAGCGTGCCGTCGGAGACGCGCAGGAAGTACATGCCCGGCCGCCGCGCGCCGCTGCCGCCCAGGTCGAGCGTGAACGAATCCTCGCCGGTGCCGTTCGCCGCGAGGCGCTGGTGCAGCACCTGGCGCCCCTGCAGGTCGTAGAGCCGCACCCACAGCAGGCCGGCCGCGCCGCTCAGGCGGAACGCGAGCCGCGCGCCACTCGTGGGATTGGTGAGCGTGAGCCCGATCGGCGCGCGCGTGTCGGGCCGCCAGTGCGTGGCCACGTCGCTTTCCCAGCGGTAGCGGACGTCCACGCTCTCGCGCCGGATGCGGTAACGCCACGTCTGCCCGGGGAAGGCGATCGCATCGTCGAAGGTGAGCACCGAGTCCTCGCCCGCCCGCACGGTGCCGAGCGAGTCGAAGGCACCGTCGCCCGCGGCGCGCCACACGGACCAGCGGCTGCCCGGCGCGCGCGAGGTGAGCGCCCACGACAGGCGCACGCCGTCGCCGCGGAGGGCAACCGCCGGCGCGGCGCAGGTGGCGGAGCAGTAGGTGTGCGTCCAGCGGTTGATGCCGTAGCGCGCCAGACGCCAGGCGACCCACACGTCGCCGTTCAGGTCGGTCGT
Proteins encoded:
- a CDS encoding alpha/beta hydrolase, which produces MTRRLLLVLVPLVALVLVLGRVASVRRAPAALGSFGSGPEVVLVHGLGSRAEHWLPMARDLARDHRVILTELPGHGIASMARPLTLSGAALALDREIADECHGPVVLVGHSVGGLVAAAEALHAPGRVRALVLVETALKPQRSPAERAGLLTALEKDYRGTLREAYVPFGRDSAQGAALFAEAARLDSTVMKDWIRLAVTEDLSRQIEHLSVPLLVVLSSRSWPDSESWRDCAAELGYARARGAVPVRMAHTGHFVMLDRPQALADLVRRFASERPANHLAQRTGVPSGATPD